One window of the Pseudomonadota bacterium genome contains the following:
- the atpC gene encoding ATP synthase F1 subunit epsilon — MRETGGALTLEVATPAGLAVRTEAYWVQLPSVLGELSVLPQHIPLLAAVNAGALRYRSQDGDQLAAIGTGYVEVGPEIVRLLTDEFAKADEIELDRAQQQLVEAHERLDAFDGPAESQTHQELASAVAWAQALVRIANEQSER; from the coding sequence ATGCGCGAAACGGGCGGAGCACTGACCCTGGAGGTCGCCACACCCGCGGGCCTGGCGGTCCGAACCGAGGCCTACTGGGTGCAGCTGCCTAGTGTGCTGGGCGAGCTCAGCGTGCTGCCCCAGCACATTCCCCTGCTGGCCGCGGTCAACGCCGGTGCGCTCCGCTATCGCTCGCAGGACGGGGATCAGCTGGCAGCTATTGGAACCGGTTACGTCGAGGTTGGACCCGAGATCGTGCGACTGCTCACCGATGAGTTCGCCAAGGCAGACGAGATCGAGCTCGATCGAGCCCAACAGCAGCTGGTAGAAGCCCACGAGCGTCTGGACGCCTTCGATGGGCCCGCCGAAAGCCAAACCCACCAGGAGCTCGCAAGTGCGGTGGCCTGGGCACAGGCCCTGGTTCGCATAGCCAACGAGCAGAGCGAACGCTAG